Genomic segment of Labrus mixtus chromosome 1, fLabMix1.1, whole genome shotgun sequence:
AGCGAGCGGAACAGGTTTAGTGCTGGCAGATGTGGTTATCAATTAGCCAGTGTTTCAGATTTGAACTAAATGAATGATATGTGTTGCTCTCTCTGATAACTGTGGGGATGTTGTTCCATTCCTCTTGAGACACACCTCGTGaagtgatgtgtgtttgttcgtATGCTTACAAACTCTCTGAGTGGGGTCCTCCCAGCTCAGGAGGTGGTATTTTTTGAGGATTGAACAGTGGTGGAATTGCTTTGGGTTTTTGTCTAAaacttttattgtctgtttataCAAAGACTGTAGTGGTTTTAATGTGGTGTGACTTGCCTGAGACCAGCTTGTCAAACAGTAGGTCATATATgagaaaatcattgaatgcaTGTACATCTTGGCTGCTTCAGTGGACATGGAGTTTCTGATAAATCTGAAGTTGGCAAGgttaaatttaatttgtttacagacttttttttttacatgtgcttTAAAGTTCAGGTTGGAGTCAAGTATAATACCAAggtatttaaattattttacaatctGTAGTTTTTCTCTCAACACAAAGTAATTACATCTACATGCAGCAGATGGATCGATTCTTATTCTTATGAAGGAGGAcgcattttaaaagttttctcCAGGGAATAAACAGCTTGGTTTAGTATGTGTCATACAAATTCAAGATTCAGACTGAAACAGAAACCGCTCCCTTGAATCTAGGCTAACATCTGGTGGTACAAGTTGAGAGTTACAGCCATGTGTTgaatggatgtaaaaaaaaaaacaacagactccCACTGTCTGTTTGGTCACAAAGTTGTGCTGCCTTCAGGCTGttgacattaacaaaaaaacattcaagacaACTTTAAAATGCAATCTGTGAACAGCAGTGTGTTAAAACAAAGGTGGAAATTCAATATACCAGCATAAGTGTATCTAATAAAACTGACAATCCCTCTTTAGTCTAGCTTTATTTTGGTTATTTGTGGCTGCTGTTATATGCAttaatttttgtctttgttataaaCCTTTAAATTATCCCTTGTCAAGAAGCATTATTACTTCACAAACTGAGCagtatgtattatttatttaaagttcatCTGTAAAGATTTAGAAACTGTGATATTCAAAAGTTGAGGTTTGAGGTTTAGAAAGCTTTTTCCCCACTcataattatataattatatataccACTAAATATAACAAAAAGGTGATACAACTGAAATAcggtgttatttatttatttatttttggctttttttaattgaatgctATTAATGTCACGgtaaataatgtgtttgtttgagtatGATAAACTCAGAAACGTGTTTATGGTCTAATTTAAGAAAGAGATCTCTGTGAAAGCCTCACAGCACTGTTGTTTCCATATTACATTTTATCATGTAATAACCCTAATTATTGTTGTTATAATTACATCATTTAACTTTAGGGAGCACCGATGTGATATTTACAGCGGGCCTTGAGAAATCCTCCTCACAATAAAATGTTCACGTTACTGTAAAATGCATGCTAAATTTGCATTATCATGCCCCCCTGGGGATTTTTGTCCACGTGGTTACGTCATGATGAGTGCACCTGTTTCGGGGTGTGGCCTAAGAGGACCGCCTCAGTCTCAGGTAGATACTGTTCGTCTATGAGGCAAACACACAAGACGAATCAATGAACAGTTGTTTGTAGCTTCAGGGGAGAATTACggccttttactttttttattttctgcattttttataaactttttcGCCCTGATTTGTTCCACAGCCTATATTTCTAATCAGAGGTGTGTTGTTTCGTCATCATGAGGAGGCTACCTGCTGCGCTACTTTTGTTGTCGCTTCTGAAGGGTAATTTCATTGTCTTTACATATTGGCATCATGTCGTTTAAAAAGACAAGCCACCTTAATATATTATGAAtttaaggttttattttcttattgttgtAAATCATTTAGACAGGAGCGGACCGGAGGTATCGGTCACATGAcaggttttgtttatttgacacgAAGTCATGTCGTGATGGCGTCTACGTAAAGTATGTAGCCCAAGTCTAGTTaaggctttaaaatgtgtttcttttgaaaatgatcattttaaattattgttatcattcattcatttagttTCTAGAAATTGAGGACTTTATCACTTCGTTATTTTTATCTGGTTTGGCTTTCCCGTTTTGTATTGGATTGTAGTGTGGGCCGTTCAAATTTAGGGACAATTAAACTCAACAGGTTTCAttccagtgtatgaatgtgtgccTGGTGGTTTCACAGTAAGCCATTtcctgtgtctttgtctgtgacACCTGTTTTTCTGGTTCTGCCACTTTGAAATGAACTCCTCCGTTGTGAGctgtggcgattctagagtctgttgggaccAAAAGCAAAATTCATTGGGGGGCCTTCAACTAGCATTCGTCAccattatgttaaaaaataatcatcacAGACACCAACAGCAACTTTAAGAGACACATTTaagttttcacaggaatattgGGAGGCTTAACAGTGCAACAACATTGAGTACTATAAGAAGAGACCCCCTaagggaggttttctactgtcattgtTAAAGTCTGAGTCACTGCTAGATATGATTTATAGTTTGTTGGGCCCCAAGCaattgacaagcagcacctctggtaGTGAGAAACCCTCTCACACGTTGTTTCACTTTGACCATACTTTTGGAAATACACAATCAACTTGTTTCTCCAAACATTGCTTCTTTTACAGCATGTGTTAGCTCTATGTGTTcttcacaaatacacaaactacTGTTGAACCATCTGTTTGAAATCTCTCCACAGTCTCGTTGTGTATTCaggtgaatgtcccccagctgGAGCGCAGCACGGCCCTGTTTGCCGCAGTGACCCTCCGCTGTGACTACTCTACCTCTGCAAACCTCCAAGATGTCCTGGTCACCTGGAGGTTCAAGTCCTTCTGCAAGGACCCTGTGCTGGAGTATTACTCCACAGGTAGGacacgagagagagaaaaatgatgcTAGTGATGCATTGTCAGACACTTTTCTTTAATGGCTGACAGAGAAGACATGAAACACTAACTTTCCaagggaaacttttttttacaaataaccttttattctttattagtAGTCTTGAAAGGAAAACATCCATTATTCATTAAGCACAATCTCAATCATAAATCTACTTTCAGTTACTAAGATTTAAGAGAGGCTCTCCAGATATACTTATGTCAATGATTAACACAGAATTTGTGGGTCATTGACATTTCTGTTATTAACagagtatttcagcttcaggCATATGGCTccacagataaacacagactAACCTTTTTATTGTGTCAGGACATCAGGCTCGTGGATTTAGACCTCCGTTTGTCTTCAGCCTTGTTTGACACATTCTGCTGTGAATCCTTTTCTGCCCTGCACATCTGCACTACTtactgacacatttaaatagatgtgtttgtgtcgaGTGTTTCTGTTtagcatctttattttttttctcagtgatcctctgtctctgctgacAATTGCACACCCTCTGCAGGAACACAAACGATCTTTGATCTTTATAATTGGCATAGACTTCAGATCTGGCAAAGAAGGCGTGGGTATGATTTCTCGTCACAGAAAACATTCTGATTTATTGTTAAAATGAACTCTTCGCTCTTGTTTGACAGCATACCAGTCTGCACTGCAGCTGGGACAAGACCCGGCCAATGACTGTCCAGATCGACAGCGAACGGTGCGAACTGTGATCCAGAAGAGAGGAAGCAGTGAGCCGACGCTGGGAGCAGAGTACCGTGAACGAAGGATCACCATCCAAAACAGTAAGTTCAGATAAACCCGGTTTGTTTCCAACAGCGACGGTATTGAATCAGATGTGACTAGTATGACATATGGCTGAGGGGGGTTTGAGACCAGGGCTCTATCTCAGTACAAAGagttaaatgttttgtgttgaaaATTGCTTCAAATGTGACATGAAGACTGTTGAACAAAAAGGcacctgtgtatgtgtttgaacAGGTGCAGACTTGGTGATCACTGAGGTGATGTGGGGGGATAATGGGGTGTACTTCTGCTCAGTCGATGCTGCTGGAGACACAACTGGAGACTCTGACAAAGAAGTCAAACTGATCGTTTACCGTAAGAGAGAAATCACTTAAATAAAATTTCCCTAAATACTCTCAACGATTGTAGAGGAGCCTCTACTTTCTAAAGCTCcttctgtaaatgtatttaaaactaCATGTGGGCCAttgtcttcaaaataaaagaacattttattaaGATGTGTTTATCTTCTTCTACCCTCTCAGACTGGCTGACAGTGTTGTTCATAATCATCGGcgccctcctcctcatcctcctcttctgtaTCTGCTGCTGCCAGTGCTGCCCTCAGAAATGCTGCTGCTATGTCCGCTGTCCGTGCTGCCCTCAGCAATGCTGCTGTCCTGAGAAAGGTAAAAAAGCAAGAGGCATTCAGGCAAATTATTCTCGTCGGTGCTTTAAAGAGGCTCTGACATCCATCACATCAACAGGCTTTTGACAGTTATTTAATTTACATCCTACAGCATCACTAAACAAGGAAAGTGAAAAGACTAATATCACAAACATGGTCCATTCTGTTGAGTCCGTATCACAATAGTATTCCTTGTAaccaaaaagctgaaaatttgaAGTGAAATATCCTGTCGTCATATTTTTCCACTCTCTTTATTGACATATGGCATCAAAATACTGTCTTTCCATTCTGTTCTGCGCCTGGCATAAACCAGCTTAAGGTGGTGATATATACCTTACTTGTTGCATTTGCTTTGATAGTTACATAAAAGATGCCATGCCAAAGAGAcagtttttaacctttttggaTTAAACCTGCTTGAAAAGTGCTTGAATTTGACTCTTGAAAAGATTAATGATCCCTGCCTTGTGTactctgatgtttttctctctagGAAGTCTTTCCTTCTATACACATTGTCATCATATTATGATTTAAGTAAGTGATCAGGCAGTAGAATTCAGTTTCACAGTTCACTCAAGTTAATATGAGGTTCTGAGCCGTTGCTTTGTTACAGGTAACAGGTTTAATATCTCATCTTAGAGTGATTCCTCCTGCACTTGAGATCAGTTTAAAAGATTTCTGCGGAAACAGAAAGTAATGCTGGAGCCTCATGAGTTTCTcctttaaactgtattttttacACCAAACAGTGACTGCAGAGTTTGACATCAATCTCTTACACTGATATCAAATGAGGAAGCCATCTATTAATGGCCAGTGTGGCAGgagaaaacattaaagcaaTAAAACAGTGTGATAGTTAGGAATATACAGCTGGCTGTAGAAGTACTCATTTGGACAGAACAGGAATAAATGCATCCAGTCCTTTTTAAGGCGATGCTGTTAAGCAGTCACCGTTGCAGTTAAGAACTTGGCTATCATTGTAGGCTTTAGAGATCTGTTGTTGTACAGCATAGTGTATGTTTTGTACATGAAGTATAGAAGTCTTACAAAACATGTTGGCCACAGTCACAGATAATAAAAGATGCGGCGTCTTCTTCTTTCAGCGATCATGCAGCATCGCATGATGAAGGAGGCACAGAGGGCGATGGCTCCTTGGGCCGGAGGACATCCGGTGTATGGACCAATGAGCCACGCCTCCTCCCAGATGAACCCACTGCTCTacgcaggtacacacacacacacacaaacacacacacacacacacacactgaagactACTAGTGAATCTTCATCAACAATAATGCATcacctcattttattttgtttatgtcGTTGTCTCTCCAGGATCTGCTTCAGGAAAAAGCATCCCCATGAAGCCGAtgcccctccctcctcctcaatCTTCAGCTTACAGCATGCCCCCTCCCAGTGTCCATGGCAACAACACCCCCGCCAGCACTAATCAGATGCTTGATTACCTGGAGAGCCAGGTGAGGGGGATGGACATGGCCAGTCCTCTGCTGCAGGTATGTTCtatttactgtaaacaaagacaATCTGATCattttgtcctgtttgtgtgtaaatgtaatcctgtttactttttttttttttcacacaattaTGTATTTAAAAGCCAGAAATGTagtatttaatattaaatatcctCTGGTATAGCTTTGGAAAGGGGATGGGTCAAATTATAAGCAGTTTAatctaaagacaaaaaaaaagggtgccTTTAGACGTGTTGTGGAAGTAGTTTCCAAGGCAGTGGTTAAAATATAAGCGGCTAAAAGAAGACATGATGGAGTTGGTGTCTATTTATACTTGAATAAACTGTATGTTAAAATAGTAGTTGTTCCTAACAGCTACACTTAAAAGAGAGTTGGCTACTTTAGCCCTTAAATACACGGATAACTGGGATACAGGGATAACTATGCACATTTTCCGACAGTTTGCCGTAGGAGATATTCACTGTGTTAATcctgggtttaaaaaaataaaataaaaatgaaagacagaagTTCATTTCCAAGCTGTGTTATCACcatttgtcttcatgtgtgaaaaagtgCCCTGTAGTTTATTATCCATTGATAATGGTTGTGACACatggttgtgttttttccattctttgaattaaaatgaacaCATGAACTGGACCTTGTGTCAAACTTGGGCACAGATGTTGTCTTCTTGAACTTAACTGAAAAGTTCAAATtgagttttgtgtgtttcttctgtttgttttaacttCACGATTTCTTCTTCCCATCAGGCCCAACCTCTTCACCCCCAGCATCTACAACAGATTCAACCTCCTCCCCAGCACATGCACATGCCCACCAATGTACCATATTCCCCCGGCCCCCCCAGCATGATCTCCGGCCTTGGTGAAGGCCCAATGGAGCGCCGTGTCATCACACTTCCGCCAATAAGAGAGCAGGGCAGAATTCCACCACCTGCTCCAAAGACTCGCCCCCCAAGCTCCAGCGAGAGCAGCCGCAGTGGGTTCGGACGTCCTGAACAAGGAGCGGCTGCCAGACGATACCCTTCACCCTCCCGGTCCAGAGGTATTCCCAGGAGCTACAGCGAGGAGTCACTGGATGGACGCAGTCGCAATGGGACACGAGGCATGGATCGACCCCGCTCCCGGTCCAGGGATGATCTGTTTGACAACAGGTCCAGAGCAAACTACTCTCCCCCAGCATCCCGACGCTCGAGACGAGggtcctggagctctgatgATGAGggcagcagcagaagaggaggaggaaggagaggaggacctggagggggaggaggaggaggaggctggatTGAAAAACCTCCAAGCTACTCCGAGTACGAACCAGGACAGAAACCAGGAGCAAGGAGGAACGGACGCTACTCTGTAAGACACACGCAGCTTTAGTCTATAGACACTATCTTACGCACTTGCATTCAGACAAATGCACACATAATCATCCCACATATTAACAAATTAACAGTCTTGAGTTAAGCTGAATGATCTAAGCAGTGATCTAAAGTTAGTATGTCTCTCTTAGGACAAGAGTTCTCGCAGTGGCACCAGCGTCGTCATCTGAGCCCCTCCAGCTGTGAAACGCCCTGTGATCTCTCTGTCAGAGAACAAACTCACCTCAAAAGAACTGGTAAATGTTGAAATGCCCCCGTTGTATGTGCTAAAATGAATCATGGAAAGTGCTCTTTTATTACTCTCTGGATTTGTGAAAAGCTAGCAGAAGAATTTCTAAGAATGAGATGGAaggattcaaatgtttaaagcGTGCAGGTGATAATGTTTGATGTGAATAAAGAGGTCTTTGGCTTGGATGTTATAAAATGAGGACCTAAATGAAAAGAGTGTCAGTGTGACTACTGATCAGTTTTGTGGGATAAtatcgccctctgctggtttatCACTGTGATGAAAAAGATTCTTAGGAGATCTGGACAAAGAgcattttgtttattattttatttgttttagaattgatttaaGACCGTCTTTA
This window contains:
- the LOC132972193 gene encoding immunoglobulin-like domain-containing receptor 1, yielding MRRLPAALLLLSLLKVSLCIQVNVPQLERSTALFAAVTLRCDYSTSANLQDVLVTWRFKSFCKDPVLEYYSTAYQSALQLGQDPANDCPDRQRTVRTVIQKRGSSEPTLGAEYRERRITIQNSADLVITEVMWGDNGVYFCSVDAAGDTTGDSDKEVKLIVYHWLTVLFIIIGALLLILLFCICCCQCCPQKCCCYVRCPCCPQQCCCPEKAIMQHRMMKEAQRAMAPWAGGHPVYGPMSHASSQMNPLLYAGSASGKSIPMKPMPLPPPQSSAYSMPPPSVHGNNTPASTNQMLDYLESQVRGMDMASPLLQAQPLHPQHLQQIQPPPQHMHMPTNVPYSPGPPSMISGLGEGPMERRVITLPPIREQGRIPPPAPKTRPPSSSESSRSGFGRPEQGAAARRYPSPSRSRGIPRSYSEESLDGRSRNGTRGMDRPRSRSRDDLFDNRSRANYSPPASRRSRRGSWSSDDEGSSRRGGGRRGGPGGGGGGGGWIEKPPSYSEYEPGQKPGARRNGRYSDKSSRSGTSVVI